In one Cyanobacteria bacterium GSL.Bin1 genomic region, the following are encoded:
- the xdhC gene encoding xanthine dehydrogenase accessory protein XdhC, protein MSGLYQEWLPVLNQLLTEGTPCVLVTLLDAQGSTPREAGAKMVVTADHSFSTVGGGNLEYEAIQEARELLATSQTAPSRREYTLSPKLYQCCGGTVSLILEPFLPEQTVLYLFGAGHVGRAIVQVLTGLPIKIKWIDERESEFPAQIPSHCEKIVTPSPTTVLETAPANCYILVMTHLHPRDFQIVQAAFTHNQFAYLGLIGSKTKRSRFEKYLQEAGVAKTELQRLTCPIGIEGITGKHPREIAIAVAAQLLQQGITGANVCSPHV, encoded by the coding sequence ATGTCAGGACTTTACCAAGAGTGGCTACCGGTTCTCAATCAGTTGTTAACAGAAGGAACCCCTTGTGTGCTGGTTACGCTATTGGATGCCCAAGGTTCCACACCGCGGGAAGCGGGGGCAAAAATGGTGGTGACGGCAGATCACTCGTTTAGTACAGTTGGTGGCGGTAACTTGGAATATGAAGCCATCCAGGAGGCGCGGGAGTTACTCGCTACCTCACAAACTGCCCCTTCTCGTCGCGAGTACACCCTATCCCCAAAACTGTATCAGTGTTGCGGGGGAACGGTGAGTCTAATTCTGGAACCCTTTTTGCCCGAGCAGACTGTATTGTATCTCTTTGGAGCAGGGCATGTGGGGCGAGCGATTGTGCAAGTTCTCACTGGCTTACCGATTAAAATTAAATGGATTGATGAACGAGAATCAGAATTTCCGGCTCAAATTCCCAGCCATTGCGAAAAGATTGTTACCCCTTCTCCGACAACTGTCCTAGAAACCGCCCCAGCGAACTGTTATATCCTCGTGATGACTCATTTACACCCACGGGATTTCCAAATTGTTCAGGCCGCATTTACCCACAATCAATTTGCTTACCTCGGGCTAATCGGCAGCAAAACCAAACGATCGCGCTTTGAAAAATATCTCCAAGAGGCAGGAGTCGCCAAAACGGAACTGCAACGCCTCACCTGTCCGATTGGAATTGAGGGGATTACCGGCAAACATCCCCGTGAAATCGCGATCGCGGTGGCAGCGCAACTCTTGCAGCAGGGGATAACAGGTGCTAATGTATGTTCCCCTCACGTTTAG
- the xdhB gene encoding xanthine dehydrogenase molybdopterin binding subunit, whose protein sequence is MPNHPPDSPAKGSVGRPYPHESAQLHVTGAATYTDDIREPAGCLHAYVLQSPYAHARIKRMDTQPCLLPGVYGVMTAQDLPGMNDVAPVFDGDPIFAEEEVLYAGQSVLAVAAESIALARQAAQQAVIEYEELPTVLTPQQALAKSDFVGETYVMQQGDSERGLADSQHRLEGTLAIGGQDHFYLEGQIALATPGDDREMHCWSSTQHPSEVQHLIAKTLGLADHAVTVEVRRMGGAFGGKESQASLIACIAAALAWQTNRPVKLRLDRDDDIKMTGKRHDFHVEYQVGFDETGLITGLDICHQLNCGMSADLSNAIADRAMFHTDNAYYLSDAKVTSYRCRTNKVSNTAFRGFGGPQGMLAIESIIDEIARYLGKDPLTVRKRNFYDPADALGERSLTHYGMKVEDNIIQDLIAELEERSDYATRLEQIREFNAQNRILKKGIALTPVKFGISFTLKMLNQAGALVHIYKDGSVQLNHGGTEMGQGLHQKICQVVAEEFQIDLKQVRITATNTSKVPNTSATAASSGSDLNGKAAQAAARTIKERLVEFAAKHFSVAPDEVVFKEGWVQMRDQAIPFAELVQLAYANRISLSSTGFYATPKITWDRKAAKGRPFFYFAYGAAVSEVIIDTLTGEYNLLRTDIVHDVGKSLNPALDMGQIEGGFVQGMGWLTTEELWWDDKGILKTHAPSTYKIPTGRDIPNEFHVHLFDNENREDTIYRSKAVAEPPLMLGISVFLALRDAVAASANYQKIPKLNAPATPERILMAIEALKD, encoded by the coding sequence ATGCCAAATCATCCTCCTGATTCTCCCGCTAAAGGCAGTGTCGGTCGCCCCTATCCCCACGAAAGTGCGCAGTTGCACGTCACTGGTGCAGCAACCTATACCGATGATATTCGCGAACCGGCAGGCTGCTTACACGCTTATGTTCTGCAAAGCCCTTATGCTCATGCTCGCATTAAAAGAATGGATACTCAGCCTTGTCTCCTACCAGGGGTTTATGGGGTAATGACTGCACAAGATTTGCCGGGGATGAACGATGTTGCACCGGTATTTGACGGTGACCCGATTTTTGCGGAAGAAGAAGTGTTGTATGCCGGTCAATCGGTACTGGCAGTGGCTGCGGAAAGTATTGCCCTCGCCCGTCAAGCTGCCCAACAAGCGGTGATTGAGTATGAGGAACTGCCAACAGTCTTAACCCCCCAACAAGCGCTGGCAAAAAGCGATTTTGTCGGTGAAACTTATGTCATGCAACAGGGAGACTCAGAAAGGGGTTTGGCGGACTCGCAACACCGGCTAGAAGGAACGTTGGCAATCGGCGGGCAAGACCATTTTTATCTGGAAGGTCAAATTGCTTTGGCAACCCCGGGTGATGATAGGGAAATGCACTGTTGGTCATCGACGCAACATCCTTCGGAAGTGCAGCATTTGATTGCAAAGACACTCGGCTTAGCGGATCATGCAGTGACAGTGGAAGTGCGCCGGATGGGTGGGGCATTTGGCGGGAAAGAAAGTCAAGCCTCGTTGATTGCCTGTATTGCAGCAGCGCTGGCGTGGCAAACTAATCGTCCGGTGAAATTACGGCTCGATCGCGATGACGATATTAAAATGACCGGAAAACGTCATGATTTCCATGTGGAGTATCAAGTGGGATTTGATGAAACCGGCTTGATTACCGGGCTCGATATTTGTCACCAGCTCAATTGCGGGATGTCAGCGGATTTGTCCAACGCGATCGCGGATCGCGCCATGTTTCATACGGATAATGCCTATTATCTCTCCGATGCAAAAGTAACCAGTTATCGCTGTCGCACCAACAAAGTCTCAAATACTGCGTTCCGAGGGTTTGGCGGACCCCAGGGAATGTTAGCCATTGAATCGATCATTGATGAAATTGCCCGCTATCTGGGAAAAGACCCCTTAACGGTTCGCAAGCGCAATTTTTACGATCCGGCAGATGCACTGGGAGAGCGCAGTCTCACCCATTATGGGATGAAAGTAGAAGATAATATTATCCAGGACCTGATTGCGGAGTTAGAGGAACGCAGTGACTACGCGACACGATTGGAACAGATCCGGGAGTTTAATGCCCAGAACCGGATCTTGAAAAAAGGGATTGCTCTGACACCGGTTAAATTTGGCATTAGCTTTACCCTGAAAATGCTGAATCAAGCCGGGGCATTGGTACACATTTATAAAGATGGCAGCGTGCAACTGAATCATGGTGGAACGGAGATGGGTCAGGGCTTGCACCAGAAAATTTGTCAGGTGGTGGCAGAAGAATTTCAAATTGATCTCAAGCAAGTGCGGATCACAGCGACAAATACCAGTAAAGTGCCGAATACCTCCGCAACGGCTGCATCAAGTGGTTCGGATCTCAACGGGAAAGCGGCTCAAGCAGCAGCCCGCACGATCAAAGAACGATTGGTGGAGTTTGCTGCCAAACATTTTTCAGTTGCCCCTGATGAGGTGGTCTTTAAAGAGGGATGGGTTCAAATGCGCGATCAAGCGATCCCCTTTGCTGAACTGGTACAACTGGCGTATGCCAACCGCATTTCTCTCTCCTCCACTGGCTTTTATGCAACCCCCAAAATTACTTGGGATCGCAAAGCCGCCAAAGGTCGTCCCTTCTTTTACTTCGCTTATGGGGCAGCCGTTTCAGAAGTCATCATCGATACCCTCACCGGAGAATATAATCTCCTCCGTACCGATATTGTCCATGATGTGGGCAAATCTCTAAATCCTGCCCTCGATATGGGTCAAATTGAAGGGGGATTTGTTCAAGGGATGGGTTGGCTAACCACCGAAGAACTGTGGTGGGATGATAAAGGCATTCTCAAGACTCATGCCCCTAGCACCTATAAAATTCCTACTGGGCGAGATATTCCCAATGAATTTCATGTTCACCTCTTTGATAATGAAAATCGAGAGGACACCATCTACCGCTCAAAAGCCGTAGCGGAACCGCCCTTGATGCTGGGCATTTCTGTTTTTCTAGCCCTCCGTGATGCAGTGGCAGCCAGTGCCAACTATCAAAAAATTCCCAAACTGAACGCTCCGGCGACACCAGAGCGCATTTTAATGGCAATTGAAGCACTGAAAGATTAA
- the xdhA gene encoding xanthine dehydrogenase small subunit: MTEPITFILNGKKQTVSGLSPTMTVLEYLRTQVRLTGTKEGCAEGDCGACTVILGEPSAKGTEIIYKAVNACIVFFPVLDGREVITIEHLKSADGTLHPVQQAMVDCHGSQCGFCTPGFVMALSCLNHNHPAPNDEDIQDAIAGNLCRCTGYRPILDAARQATQNGSHRLKTHPEALKDLQRTTLFQYEDEGSLYLAPVTVAELAETLAEYPEATLLAGGTDVGLWVTKQHRHLPVIIYTGNVTALREIITTDQATEIGAAVTYTEAFEALSENDPSLGELLRRLGSVHIRNSGTIGGNIANGSPIGDSMPPLIALGAKIVLRHVSGTRTLSLEDYFIAYGKQDRQPGEFIEKIIVPHRAENVQFKTYKISKRFDQDISAVCAGFALHFDGEVITDARLAYGGMAATPKRSRQAEAVLIGKQWNETTLQQAMRAVAEEFTPLTDLRASAQYRLRIAQNLLARFYLETTNPETATQVYRYAKSSS, encoded by the coding sequence ATGACAGAGCCAATTACATTTATTCTCAATGGCAAAAAACAAACTGTGTCCGGGCTGTCACCCACTATGACAGTTTTGGAATATTTACGGACGCAAGTGCGACTCACCGGGACGAAAGAAGGCTGCGCTGAGGGGGATTGCGGGGCTTGCACCGTTATTCTTGGTGAACCGAGTGCCAAAGGAACGGAAATAATATATAAAGCGGTTAATGCTTGCATTGTCTTCTTCCCCGTTTTAGACGGTCGGGAGGTCATCACCATCGAACATCTCAAGTCTGCTGATGGCACATTACATCCGGTTCAGCAGGCGATGGTGGATTGTCACGGGTCACAATGTGGGTTTTGCACGCCAGGGTTTGTTATGGCATTAAGTTGCTTGAATCATAATCACCCTGCCCCCAATGATGAAGACATTCAAGACGCGATCGCGGGAAATCTTTGTCGTTGCACTGGCTACCGCCCCATTTTAGACGCAGCCCGACAAGCCACACAAAACGGTTCCCATCGCTTAAAAACTCACCCAGAAGCGCTCAAAGACTTGCAACGGACAACGCTGTTCCAATATGAAGACGAGGGCAGTCTATATTTGGCACCCGTTACGGTAGCCGAACTGGCGGAAACCTTAGCGGAATATCCCGAGGCAACTTTACTTGCTGGAGGAACGGATGTGGGGCTTTGGGTAACGAAACAGCACCGTCATCTCCCGGTCATTATTTATACTGGCAATGTGACCGCCTTACGGGAAATCATCACGACGGATCAAGCAACGGAAATCGGCGCTGCCGTCACTTATACTGAGGCATTTGAGGCGCTTTCTGAAAACGATCCCAGTCTGGGTGAATTATTGCGCCGACTCGGTTCAGTTCACATCCGCAATTCCGGGACAATTGGTGGCAACATTGCCAACGGTTCTCCCATTGGCGATAGTATGCCCCCTTTAATTGCGCTGGGGGCAAAAATTGTCTTGCGCCATGTTTCTGGTACGCGCACCCTTTCCTTGGAAGACTACTTTATTGCTTACGGCAAACAGGATCGCCAACCGGGAGAGTTCATCGAGAAAATTATCGTTCCCCATCGTGCGGAAAATGTCCAGTTCAAAACTTACAAAATTTCTAAACGGTTCGATCAAGATATTTCTGCTGTTTGTGCCGGATTTGCTCTGCATTTTGACGGTGAGGTGATTACAGACGCGCGTCTTGCTTATGGGGGTATGGCAGCAACGCCAAAACGATCGCGTCAAGCTGAGGCGGTTCTAATTGGCAAACAATGGAATGAAACGACGCTACAGCAAGCAATGAGAGCAGTAGCAGAAGAATTTACCCCACTAACTGATCTGCGGGCGAGTGCGCAATACCGTCTTCGCATCGCCCAAAACTTACTCGCCCGGTTTTACCTAGAAACGACCAATCCAGAAACTGCAACCCAAGTTTATCGCTATGCCAAATCATCCTCCTGA
- a CDS encoding adenosine deaminase: MSPLHAFIQGLPKIELHVHIEGTLEPELMFSLAQRNQIQLPYPSVEELRQAYQFGNLQDFLDLYYQGMSVLQTEQDFYDLTWAYLQRIADQNVVHTEIFFDPQGHTSRGVSFATLINGITAALKDAQTQFGITSKLILCFLRHLSEEDAFQTLEAALPYQDQIIGVGLDSSELGHPPSKFKRVFAKAHAEGFLAVAHAGEEGPPAYVWEALDQLKVHRIDHGNRALEDERLVKRLVEEKVVLTVCPLSNLKLCSVKDLRDHPLKTMLDLGLKATVNSDDPAYFGGYMTENYQAITEALNLQQDDIKQLAENSIDGSFLSSIEKATLKTQLNEYIIQKSY, translated from the coding sequence ATGTCCCCTCTCCATGCTTTCATTCAAGGCTTACCGAAAATCGAGTTGCACGTCCACATTGAGGGCACTCTCGAACCAGAATTAATGTTTAGCTTAGCTCAGCGCAATCAAATTCAACTTCCTTATCCGTCAGTGGAAGAGTTACGTCAGGCTTACCAGTTTGGCAACTTACAAGATTTTTTAGACCTTTATTATCAAGGCATGAGCGTGCTACAAACTGAGCAAGATTTCTATGATTTGACTTGGGCTTATCTGCAACGCATTGCCGATCAAAATGTTGTCCATACTGAAATTTTTTTCGATCCCCAAGGTCATACCAGTCGTGGTGTTTCGTTTGCAACCTTGATCAATGGGATTACTGCAGCGCTAAAAGATGCGCAAACTCAATTCGGAATCACGTCCAAGCTGATCCTTTGTTTCCTCCGTCATCTCAGTGAAGAAGATGCTTTCCAAACTCTGGAAGCAGCCTTACCCTACCAGGATCAAATAATCGGTGTGGGTTTAGATAGCTCGGAATTGGGTCATCCCCCCTCAAAATTTAAACGGGTGTTTGCAAAAGCTCATGCTGAGGGATTTCTAGCAGTAGCCCATGCCGGTGAAGAAGGACCCCCAGCTTATGTGTGGGAGGCACTGGATCAATTAAAAGTCCACCGGATTGATCATGGCAATCGTGCCTTGGAAGATGAGAGGTTAGTCAAGCGCCTTGTGGAAGAAAAAGTGGTGCTAACGGTTTGCCCACTGAGTAACCTGAAACTTTGCAGTGTGAAAGATTTGCGCGATCATCCCCTGAAAACAATGCTAGATTTAGGTCTAAAAGCAACGGTCAACTCTGATGATCCGGCGTATTTTGGTGGCTATATGACTGAAAATTATCAAGCCATTACCGAAGCACTCAATTTACAGCAAGACGACATCAAGCAATTAGCAGAAAATAGTATTGATGGGAGTTTTCTCTCTTCGATTGAAAAAGCTACCTTGAAAACACAGCTTAATGAATATATTATTCAAAAAAGCTATTGA
- a CDS encoding cupin, which yields MSTGQDWMVTETGQCQLCPTPREWDLLETPYYFHRFLTEIDDLLKQATTEDQCDCLPQLRQLVRKLVLNSYWLQTQRPKPSAMTNTATLNLYDEIGYPLTVQIETYQLGTQSSIHNHGTWGIVTILQGQEKNMLWQRAPQPQFPDKIMPVGEKILGVGDVISFTPEAIHCVQAIGEQELVTFNLYGETNRRHRFEFDPTTHRAKPY from the coding sequence ATGTCTACTGGTCAGGATTGGATGGTTACAGAAACTGGGCAGTGCCAACTCTGCCCCACCCCTCGAGAATGGGATTTGCTGGAAACGCCTTACTATTTCCATCGCTTTTTAACCGAGATCGACGATCTGCTGAAGCAAGCAACGACAGAGGATCAATGTGATTGCCTTCCTCAACTCCGCCAACTGGTGCGAAAACTTGTCCTCAATTCCTATTGGCTGCAAACTCAGCGACCCAAGCCTTCCGCCATGACCAATACAGCTACCCTTAACCTTTACGATGAAATCGGGTATCCGCTCACTGTTCAAATCGAGACTTATCAACTGGGAACCCAATCATCAATTCATAATCATGGTACTTGGGGGATTGTCACGATTTTGCAAGGGCAGGAAAAAAATATGTTGTGGCAACGAGCACCTCAGCCCCAGTTTCCTGACAAGATCATGCCAGTGGGAGAAAAAATCCTAGGTGTCGGAGATGTGATTAGCTTTACCCCAGAGGCGATCCATTGTGTGCAGGCAATTGGGGAACAGGAGTTGGTCACGTTCAATCTCTATGGGGAAACTAATCGTAGACACAGATTTGAATTTGACCCAACCACTCACCGAGCGAAGCCTTACTAA
- a CDS encoding YdiU family protein — MAASNPFFQLPYESALESLGDAFYDRVQPATFPQPILRFRNDELLIQLGLDPKQVTDAHFLEAFGEFQASPHPCVGLALRYHGHQFGQYNPYLGDGRGFLYGQVRTPTGQLLDFGTKGSGQTPHSQGRDGRMSLLGGVREVLAAEALHRLGISTSRVLCLIETGEVITREDESAPTRCAIMVRLSHSHIRFGTFERLEYYDRRDCVRQLLDYVVQHYYSHLWKQPDQDRHFYAALVQRTAQLVAQWMAAGFCHGVLNTDNMSITGEGFDYGPYAFIGTYLPYFTPASFDRWGRYSYRNQPRMCRWNLAMLQRPLALVIPQSELEAILESFTAEYERAYQQAMLGKLGFDYLPEADAEMLLRVTVEFLFRSQMGYHQFFLELRRQFSSQWRENPATIFADCSFLNSKEQAIALNPWRRLYYRLLQEQPETEMPAIAERLTAHNPKQVPLQSTIKEVWAGIVQGDDWHPFNKLLARLKRDG, encoded by the coding sequence ATGGCTGCGAGTAACCCCTTTTTTCAATTACCTTATGAATCAGCTTTAGAATCCTTGGGGGATGCGTTTTATGATCGCGTTCAACCTGCTACCTTCCCTCAACCCATTCTTCGGTTCCGTAATGACGAGCTGCTGATTCAACTTGGCTTAGATCCAAAACAGGTGACAGATGCCCACTTTCTTGAAGCTTTCGGTGAGTTCCAAGCTTCTCCCCACCCCTGTGTTGGACTAGCCTTGCGCTATCACGGCCATCAATTTGGTCAATATAATCCCTACTTGGGGGATGGACGAGGCTTCCTCTACGGTCAAGTGCGGACTCCAACCGGGCAATTGCTGGATTTTGGCACCAAGGGCTCAGGTCAAACCCCCCATTCGCAAGGGCGAGATGGACGGATGTCTTTGCTGGGGGGAGTGCGAGAAGTTTTGGCAGCGGAAGCTCTCCATCGTCTAGGAATCTCTACCTCCCGGGTACTTTGTTTGATCGAAACGGGAGAGGTCATTACTCGCGAGGATGAATCAGCCCCAACCCGATGTGCAATCATGGTTCGCCTTAGTCACTCCCACATTCGCTTTGGCACATTTGAGCGCTTGGAGTATTATGATCGTCGGGATTGCGTGCGCCAACTTCTCGATTATGTAGTGCAGCATTACTACAGTCATCTCTGGAAACAACCTGATCAAGATCGACATTTCTATGCGGCCTTGGTGCAACGAACAGCCCAACTGGTGGCGCAGTGGATGGCGGCAGGCTTCTGTCATGGGGTCTTGAACACGGACAATATGTCGATCACTGGGGAGGGCTTTGACTATGGTCCCTATGCCTTTATTGGAACTTACCTTCCCTACTTTACCCCTGCCTCCTTTGATCGTTGGGGGCGGTACAGTTATCGCAATCAGCCGAGAATGTGTCGCTGGAACTTGGCAATGCTGCAACGTCCCTTAGCCTTGGTGATACCGCAGAGTGAGCTAGAGGCCATCTTGGAATCATTTACGGCGGAGTATGAACGAGCCTACCAGCAAGCGATGCTCGGTAAATTGGGCTTTGATTATTTGCCTGAAGCCGATGCCGAAATGTTACTTCGCGTTACTGTAGAGTTCTTATTTAGGAGTCAAATGGGCTATCATCAATTTTTTCTAGAACTGCGACGCCAATTTTCTTCCCAGTGGCGAGAGAATCCAGCGACTATCTTTGCTGATTGCAGTTTTCTCAATTCTAAGGAACAGGCGATCGCGCTCAACCCCTGGCGAAGGTTGTACTATCGCTTACTACAAGAACAACCCGAGACGGAGATGCCTGCCATTGCTGAACGGTTGACTGCTCATAATCCCAAGCAGGTGCCTTTACAGTCGACGATCAAGGAAGTTTGGGCAGGGATTGTCCAAGGGGATGATTGGCATCCCTTTAACAAACTTCTGGCTCGGTTGAAACGTGATGGCTAA
- a CDS encoding phosphoglucosamine mutase — MVVAVAANSFLNLPPLPKGKLFGTDGIRGQAGDLLTAPFALAVGFWAGQMYKEQSGIGAIAIGQDSRNSSDMLAMSLTAGLTAAGLEVWNLGLCPTPCVAYLTAHTDAIGGIMISASHNPPEDNGIKFFTANGTKLGKAQASAIEAGVRGNKAFTAPHVNWGQHYPRQRLVQQYTHALEQSLPSNRPLAGLKIVLDLAWGASVKVAPSLFQALGATVISIHETPDGNRINVDCGSTNLRILQQTVCETEADMGFAFDGDADRVLAVDRQGRIVDGDYILYFWGQLLQSQSQLPNDLLIATVMANLGFERAWEELGGCLIRTPVGDQHVQAQMWETGAMLGGEQSGHVICHHYSCSGDGVQTALHLACLTRHLGLSLSEMRDQSFETYPQLLNNVRVEDVEKRGAWQDCDPLQSAITQAEQAMGDQGRVLVRASGTEPVIRVMVEAAHLEVAQHWSHYLVDTVHQHLA; from the coding sequence ATGGTTGTTGCAGTGGCTGCTAATTCTTTTTTGAATTTACCCCCGCTTCCTAAGGGTAAACTCTTTGGCACGGATGGCATTCGCGGACAAGCGGGAGATTTATTAACGGCCCCTTTTGCCCTCGCTGTCGGGTTTTGGGCAGGACAAATGTATAAAGAGCAATCAGGAATCGGCGCGATCGCGATTGGTCAAGATTCTCGTAACTCTAGTGATATGCTTGCGATGTCCCTCACCGCAGGGTTAACCGCTGCCGGATTAGAAGTCTGGAATCTAGGGTTGTGTCCAACCCCCTGTGTGGCTTATCTCACTGCCCATACCGATGCCATCGGCGGGATCATGATTTCAGCCAGCCATAATCCCCCAGAAGACAATGGCATCAAGTTTTTTACGGCGAATGGAACGAAATTAGGGAAAGCGCAAGCCAGCGCGATCGAAGCCGGTGTTCGCGGCAATAAAGCATTTACTGCCCCTCATGTCAACTGGGGGCAGCATTATCCCCGTCAGAGACTTGTGCAACAATATACCCATGCCTTAGAACAGTCTTTACCGAGCAATCGTCCTTTAGCGGGCCTCAAAATTGTGCTTGATTTGGCCTGGGGAGCCTCTGTAAAAGTTGCACCATCATTATTCCAAGCCTTAGGCGCAACGGTGATTTCGATTCATGAAACGCCCGATGGCAACCGCATTAATGTCGATTGTGGCTCCACCAATCTCCGTATCTTGCAACAAACCGTTTGCGAAACTGAAGCTGACATGGGCTTTGCCTTTGATGGCGACGCCGATCGCGTTTTAGCCGTCGATCGTCAAGGACGGATCGTGGATGGCGACTATATTCTCTACTTTTGGGGTCAACTTCTCCAAAGTCAATCGCAACTCCCCAATGATCTCTTAATTGCAACCGTTATGGCTAACTTAGGCTTTGAACGGGCGTGGGAAGAACTAGGTGGTTGCCTCATCCGCACCCCAGTGGGCGATCAGCATGTGCAAGCCCAGATGTGGGAAACCGGGGCAATGTTGGGAGGAGAACAGTCTGGTCATGTGATTTGCCATCACTACAGCTGCAGTGGGGATGGGGTACAAACAGCTCTCCATTTAGCTTGTTTGACCCGTCATTTGGGCTTATCTTTAAGTGAAATGCGAGATCAGAGTTTTGAAACCTATCCCCAGTTATTGAACAATGTGCGGGTCGAGGATGTGGAAAAACGGGGTGCTTGGCAAGATTGTGATCCTTTGCAGAGCGCGATTACACAAGCCGAGCAAGCAATGGGCGATCAAGGGCGAGTTCTGGTGCGAGCGTCTGGAACTGAACCTGTGATTCGTGTCATGGTGGAAGCAGCGCATTTAGAAGTGGCTCAGCATTGGAGTCATTATCTTGTTGATACCGTTCACCAACACTTAGCTTAA
- a CDS encoding DUF3177 family protein: MEADVWYRPLVWIDYRLAVLFTVLIPLILLLWAFIQKAQTMQRLLVIYWRVSSLLMITVYLMIPGWAFGYLSGLLARVLIPVSLWFWADINEDLIDQPQRPLKFVFTAWRWAVTVYSALGAIANLPFFACAFSEEFQQQPYCQVWLEAPQLYKEWFHPNSTASFLGILGMMGLVLYVASLAYFVIVRLAKEGRTAMQED, encoded by the coding sequence ATGGAAGCGGACGTTTGGTATCGCCCTTTGGTCTGGATAGACTATCGACTGGCGGTTTTATTTACAGTCCTGATCCCTCTCATTTTATTGTTGTGGGCATTTATCCAGAAAGCGCAGACGATGCAACGTTTACTAGTGATTTATTGGCGGGTGTCTAGCCTATTAATGATTACGGTTTATTTGATGATTCCGGGATGGGCGTTTGGCTATCTCTCGGGATTGTTGGCTCGCGTGTTAATTCCTGTTTCCCTCTGGTTTTGGGCCGATATTAACGAGGATTTAATTGATCAACCGCAACGTCCCTTGAAATTTGTGTTTACGGCTTGGCGCTGGGCGGTAACGGTTTATTCGGCTTTGGGCGCGATCGCGAATCTGCCCTTTTTCGCTTGTGCCTTCTCTGAAGAATTTCAACAACAGCCCTATTGCCAAGTGTGGTTGGAAGCCCCCCAACTTTACAAAGAGTGGTTTCATCCCAATTCCACAGCTAGTTTTCTCGGTATATTGGGGATGATGGGTTTAGTGCTTTATGTCGCTTCTCTCGCTTACTTTGTTATTGTTCGTTTAGCGAAAGAAGGACGGACTGCCATGCAGGAGGATTGA
- a CDS encoding class I SAM-dependent methyltransferase, giving the protein MSQESGVKTDEKKQHFDDIYMESSPVPFKERIIDALDYISDNNNRQTFDRLILPWCQTQGGKGIPYVDLCCCFGNTTLAIAHDMTVEEIRENWKDEQSAQHPLKPRRLNLQTTGIDISENALNYTQKAGIFDQIIQADLNQPPAEKKRQVLQTMENADILVSTAALVYLEESAIRDLIAAFAKAPRDGYCLVNFLNPFGLEKADATKRILLEHLNFVGSTATRHRRLSSLEQENYPGEEWSLLEIWVLKRN; this is encoded by the coding sequence ATGAGCCAAGAATCGGGTGTTAAAACAGACGAGAAAAAACAGCATTTTGACGATATTTACATGGAATCGAGTCCCGTTCCTTTCAAAGAACGGATTATCGATGCTTTAGACTATATTTCTGACAATAATAACCGGCAAACCTTTGATCGCTTGATTCTACCGTGGTGCCAAACCCAGGGGGGAAAAGGGATTCCTTATGTTGATCTCTGTTGCTGTTTTGGCAATACCACCCTCGCGATCGCGCACGATATGACAGTGGAGGAAATTCGGGAAAACTGGAAAGATGAGCAAAGTGCGCAACACCCCCTTAAACCCCGTCGCCTAAACTTACAAACCACTGGCATTGATATTTCGGAAAATGCCCTTAACTACACGCAAAAGGCAGGCATCTTTGATCAAATCATTCAAGCCGATCTCAACCAGCCCCCTGCAGAAAAGAAACGCCAAGTTCTGCAAACCATGGAAAATGCCGATATCTTGGTTTCAACGGCCGCTTTAGTCTATTTAGAAGAAAGCGCGATCCGAGATCTAATTGCTGCGTTTGCCAAAGCCCCTCGTGACGGGTATTGCCTAGTTAACTTCCTCAATCCCTTTGGTTTAGAGAAAGCTGATGCCACAAAGCGTATTCTCCTAGAACATCTCAATTTTGTCGGCAGTACCGCAACTCGCCACCGCCGACTCTCCTCTTTAGAACAAGAAAACTATCCCGGTGAAGAA